The Molothrus ater isolate BHLD 08-10-18 breed brown headed cowbird chromosome 2, BPBGC_Mater_1.1, whole genome shotgun sequence DNA segment AAGGGGCCAATTTCATACACCATTAGACTTTGTGAGAGAAACATGTACCTGTTAATTCTGAAATGCCCTGGATTTCGAGGACACGGTGAATGTTGGGCAGTGTGGTGAGCACGGTGCTAGAACACACCAGTGCCCCAGGTGTGTGCAAGCTGTCCCCAGCTTGCCACCAAGCAACCACCATCTTCACAAGTTCAGTGTAAaacacagctgtgccagccagcTCTTCACCACCTGCCTTGAGAGCTGAGTTTTATATTTCCTTCTCCAAGACAAGCAGACAAAATCTTATCAGGCTGCCCACAAATTTTCCATTCCAAGCTTTCAGCTCTGCTATGGTGTGTTGCAGTCTTCCTCACTTAGCTGTttgagcagggaggggatgaaGTGAGTGGGGCAGAAACAAGCGGCAATTTCTCCTGGATCATAAAATACTCGGGGTGATTGCTGGGCATGGTTAGTACCAGGCATCAAGTTCAAAAATGCCTTCTCTCATAAAAGAATTATTAATAAAGTGCAATGATGAGCTAATCTCCAATgatgctttaaaacaaacaaccaaaaaattctctaaaatacatttcttgGGGGTTAacatttgattatttttgtgttaAAGAATGAAGAGGGGAAAGAAGACAGTGATCCTGGTGGTGGAGCACACACTGAGAAGGTCTCCCTAAAAACCAGTGACTCTTTGGAAAGTCTCTACAGTCTGAACAGTGGCCAGAGCTCATCTAGTAAGTACAAGACACCTATACTTCTTATTCAGTCACTGGATCAATATAGTTATTGCTTATGTCTGTGGAATCAGAGCTGGTGATCAAAAATGTGATGGTAGAGAGCTCTTCATTCTGGCAGACAAAAGTGTAATTTGGTTAAATGGGTAGCAGCTAGGGTAGGTATGCATCTATCCAGAAATAAGTTGAGTGTTTTTTAAGAGTGGAAATACTTACTGAAGAAAACAAGCCCAGGAATTATAAGGCATAGGGCTGGTATATATGCCATAAATTTTTGTGGGGTTATCACTGCCTTAGTGCTGGGTTTGCAATCACTGGATGCAGCCACACAAGATGGTGGGGGATGTGGGTCTCACCTGGCAGCTTTGGGACATGATGCAGAGAGACACAGCCCACCTGAAACCCACTGAAAACCCTCCCCCACCAGGGTAGCCTTGCTCAGGTGAGTCTCTGATGAGAAATGTGCCTCCACCTCTCTCTGTGTTGCCCTGCTGTGGATATTTGCTGGGTGGCAGGCCACAGCTGTCCCTGGTTACACTGCTGTGGcaccctgcaggcactgcctgaGCCCTGAGTGCAGACTGGAGCTGCAGTCCAGACCATTTGCACTTAGAGTTTATCTGGCCCTGAGATGGAGCTGTGCACTTAAGCAATCACctcaaacaaaaccatttttatgATCATTTTCTGTGACGTGATTTGTGAAAATCGTATATGGGAGTTTACTTCCAATACACTGCTGCTCTTATCTAAAAACATATTTGGATGGGATATTGCAGAGCTTGCTCAAATTTGCTTGAATTACTCTGCTGATATTTTATTGCTCAACTTGGATAAAATGACAGGCAGAAATGTTGATAAGATTAAAATTTCCCTCTGCAATGCAGCTTCCTTTGATGTTTCAGCTAGCTctggaatgaaataaaataacttctACAGtacttgttttcatttctctgaatAAACAGGAGAAGTTCAGCAGAATTAATTCCTTAAATTGCACTTTTAAGGTACATTTTATTAATCTGCAGAGGTAATATTTCAAAAAGCCTGTAAATAAAATGCGTAGTCTAATAGTATCATCACCAGAAAAAGATTACTTTAGGGAAGATATTAATGAAAGATCTCCTACCCATTTTGTTCTGTCTCTTGTAGAATGATTTTTATTGAATGTAGTTATCCTGGAAGGTGTCAAACCCACACAGGATACGCTCTGTCTCTGATTCTGTGGTATTGACCCCCTTCCTTTGGGCTGCTGTGCAGAGTTGCACGTGTGGGCATTTGGTGCATGCAGGGGTGTCTCAAGCTGCCTCTCTCCCAGGTGGGGTGACCAGCTGCTCGGATGGCACCAGCAACAGGGACAGCCTCCGCTTGGACGATGAGGTGCCCTACAACGGCCCCTTCTGCGGCCGAGCCAAAGTGCACACCGACTTCACACCCAGCCCTTATGACACTGACTCGCTGAAAATCAAGGTAAGACAGCCACCAGGACTCCTTCTCTCCCACTAGCAATGCCAGGGGGACCATATTTTACATGTAAATAACACATTTAATAATGAATTTTTACCTGCCCAAGCATGTGGAACACTCTAAAATCAAGGCTGGTCTGGTTTCACAATGCTTCTACAAGGACTTAGTTCAGACCAGGCTGCAAAGCCAAGTCCTGCTAAAGGCTTTTTAAGGCACAAATTCCAGGCAGGAACCCCTTCATGGTATCTCCCTACCTACCCCAGCCTTCCTCAGAGTAAAATATGTGTTGCTTCCCACATACAAAACGGGAGAATTGGGATGTTGTCTGTGGGAAGCATACAACAACACAGATGCAGGGTCTGGAGTAAGAAAGAGTAAAGTCTCATGGGATGTGAAGTTGTCTCCCCAAGCTTTCCCAGTCACAACTAGGATATATCCAAAGCTCAGTGGCACCCATTGCCTTTAATAAAAACAGTTTGCCTTTCCATTAAACTTTTCTTTAAGCCTATGTTTGAGCTGTGAACATTCTTCAGTCCAGACATGGTAAGGGGTGCCTGGGTTGTGTGAGTGAGGAACAAGAGCAACAAACAGGGGTCCAGTTGAACATTACTTAAAAAGCCCAACCCTTTAGactcttttcttcttcacagctTCTTCATTTTGTCAAATCCTGTATCTCACACAGACTCCCTCTCCTACTCTCTGGCCTACATGAGAGCTGTTGCTCTGCTGGTACTTGCAGTCTTCAGCACTTGCCCTCCACTTCCATCCACATCTAGGGCATTTCTTTTAATACAGTTTAACAATTTTAACTATTTAACTGGTCATGAAATGGCAAATATCTGCTGGCTCATataggtttctttttttattcattagGGTGGTGTGTTTTGGAATTATAAGCTGATACTTAGGGTTGAAATCCCCTGTATTTATCACACAAAATTTCAGTACCCTGAATCTGAACTCAAAACACATCTGCAGCTTGGCTTGGAGCCACTGCCTAATCCTGACCTGCAACCACATCTGAAGCTCCTGAGCCTGCACGAGTTTGTAGAATAACGTGTGCTTGTAGgcctttaaataaatgtttgtttaGTTTCCATTTCAAATGTTCTCACAGCTCTGAGACCCATGTTCTAACTAAACCAGGTCACCAGCTCACAGTCAGTTTTGTACTTGGGTTTGTACAAAAACTAGGGTGACCACTTGACTTGCTGTTCCTTGACCAGACCAGAAAAGATGTAAATCTTGGACCTGTGGACACATCTTAACAAATTGAGTTTGATGTCTGACTTTGTAACAGAATCCCAAACGAAGCAGGCATTTGTTGGATAATTCTTCAAAGGCTTTCAGCCTTTTTCTGTGATACATGCCAAGAAGAAAGGGCCTGTTTTTGAGGTCCTTGGAAGCAAATTGTGTAGGGTGCATGACTTTGTAAGAGCCTTTTCACTATGAGAATTACTCAGAATGACTGTTTTCCTGAGTTGAGACCTTGGTTCCCACAGTGTGGCTGTGAACACCTTCACCAAAAAACCTTCTTGAAATAGCTGTGTTGTCACCTTTTTAAGCACTCATATTTGTTAAGGGAGTTAAATGTTCTTTATTGTCTTTGAGAAATGCAGACAGtgattttttcctgtaaaatggGTAGGAGTCCACCTTTCACATAGATCAGCTATCTTTTTTTGGAGACCCTTGAGAGGCTAGATAATAAGATTGTTCTGTAAATGCTATGGcacatattttgaaaataacatTACAGTCATCCCTTGCTTCTTGCCAAAACTATGCCCACTGCCCATGACAAAAGTTAATTGCTGAGGTAACCCTATCCCTTTTCAGGGACCAAGTGGAGAACAAAAATAGTGAGAGGGGCTGCTTGTGCTCACCTCTCCTTCACAAAGGTTTGGAGATAAGGACTAGCTCCActttctgtaattattttcctgggattttaTAAAAGCAAAGGCACCAAATctagataattaaaaaaagttacTTCACACTGACTAGTGCTGGTTTTGGTCCATAGAGAAAAACTCCATGTAACAAACCAGAGGTGTAAGCTGTGGTGtgctttttttattgttctAGAAAGGAGACATCATAGATATCATCTGCAAAACTCCCATGGGCATATGGACAGGCATGCTGAACAACAAAGTAGGAAATTTCAAGTTCATTTATGTGGATATTATCTTGGAAGAAGAAGCTGCACCCAGAAAGATAAACCCACACAGAGGAAGCAAAAGGACCAAGCCTAAAACATTGCAAGAGCTCCTGGAATGTGTCCACCTGCAGGTCAGCCAAggcatttcccagctctgtttgaAACGTTCCCTTTCTGTGCGCTCGGGTTTGAATGTCATTtacaggcaggaggagaaaggcAGGTTTCAGCAGTTTTGATgtcagcaaagcaaagcaaactcGTGTCTGTCTTTTATCTGATGTGAGTGATGCCAAGatgattttttgccttttctttatATACCTCTTATATAACTTCTATGTAACCTCAGTATTCTTAGCATACATACTTGTAATTCCTTAAGTCTGATAACAGCATAGCCCCAGTATTTTGTTAGGCCAGGAGACCAAACATCCTAAAGACCTCATAGTAGGAGGCCAGAAAACCCGACACTGTCTTGGGAAACCAAGGTGCTCTCTAGAAAATATCCTATAAACTGGAGATTTGGCCCATCCAGGGGGGAATTCCATGGATGGAGGAATATCACACCATTCATCCAGGCCTCCCATTGAGGCATCCTTGTTAGATATGCTGATTTATAAGGTCTATAAATCATTTACACAACCAATGGTGTGTGTGCATTGCAGCACATTGCACCCTGGTGAAGTGTGCACCAATACGGATCCTTATTAAATACTGAGGTAAAACCCCCTTATCCCTTAACTGTGTTTGGTTCTCAGTTTTTAAGACCAGGAAAGGCATCATGAGTGGCTTATAGAACTGCATTTTACCTCATCgtgtggctgggctgggagagacaGACTCTTAGCCCTGTCTCACTCAGAGAGGGACACTGGTGACTTGTCAGCTCAGCCTGACTGCAGCTGCGTGTTTAAGTACAGGAAATGTGTGGCTGTGGATGTTtcaggggcagggctgcagtcTGACTCCAGAGCCAAAACTGAGAATTTGTGTTTCTCATTTCTTGTCATCTTTAGGGAGCAATAGTATTTTTGCACCAGGCTCATGTTgtgcctctctccctctctgcaaCCCTAGATCTTGACTGAGTGTCAAAGTGTAATGAGGTCGTGATTTACaagtaacatttttaataaGGGTAATTGCTTTGCTGCTGATGCAAACACTCCTTTCCCTGGAGCATGCACAGAGGTTTGTACTGACTTGACACACAATTCAAGGGGGACCTtgtgtgacacagcagggcccAGGGCTCCCTCTGCTTCTCCCCTTGCTTGGATTAAGGGGTTCCTCCTCTGAAAAGGCAGAGCACTCCTCACCTCAGAGCCCCTCCTGGGCTCAGCATGGGGGACACTCATGGAGTGATCCACAAAAGTCCAGACCCTCagcaaattaaataatttctgacagagctctgccctggtgctgtttgctgctgggctgtgctagGGAGCTCAGGCACAGATGCTGGCATGGCCAGGAGGGCTCCCAGGCATCTCTGCCTCTGTTCCCTCTTGTTCTTCACCTCTACCAAAGATAAGTCAATTGGACTGGAGAACAGAGTCCATTTCAACCTGGCCaaagagaaaaagtgaaatCGTGCCTATTCCTCTACTAAACACAGTGCTTGTTTCCATGAGAGGATTTGCTTGTTTCCTTTTGTAGGAATATGCCTCAACCCTCCTGCTGAATGGCTATGAAACTCTAGAGGACTTGAAGGATCTACATGAAAGCCACCTTattgaattaaatatttctaaCCCAGAAGACAGGGCAAGATTGTTATCAGCAATTGAAAATCTCCAGGACTGTGACAGTAAGTGTTTAAGATTTGTCAAGAGTATATGCACTACTATCTTAAGCAAAAGAGAGCTTAGGTCAAATAGCTCCAATAAAgaatttttgttaatttttttaaacaacattCTGCAgataattacaatttttttcttccctcactTCATCCCACACTTAAATCCTTATCCAAATTAGCTTTTTTGGTAGGAAagtgttgtaaaaaaaaaacaaaacaaaacaaaaaaacccaaccaaccaaccaagcatatatatatatatatatatatatatataatagcTGGTTTCCATTCTTCTCTCAAAATTAATCTAACTTCTGTTTCTGGTGAGTTTCCAAGAGTTGAACATATGGGGTGTGTATATGCATGTGATCACCATGTTGTTTTCTTCACTTGTTCCTTTTGTGGGGAGTGGAAAAGCTAGGATACGGAACAGGAAACTTTTCTTATGATATTTTAATGATATTTCCAGTCTGACTTTGAATTGTAAATAATTTATGTCAGTTTTGTAGAAACTACACCTAAGCATCTACTTAATTAGATACTCAGCCAAAACAGGAGGGAGGGGTTTTCATCTTCATTAATATTTGTGCATACTCCCCCCATGCTGAGCAGTCATGCCATCAAACGTCCACTTCCAATTGAGATGCatagaaaaaggagagagaaggataAACAATGTCTTCCTGGGAttgtttaaaagcaattttttcagGCATCCACTTATTATCTGTCTCACTATGTAGAcagctttcaattttttttttctgaatgtttgggctttttttggaaCCCCATTTGTACATTAAGTTGTTCCTGTTCTTATTCAGCTTCCAGCTAAAGGCTCTTGCAAATATGTTGGAGTGCCATTAGAAAGGTTTTCTTTGCCCTCCAGGTTCAGAAGTTCTTTCTGGTCTAAAGCTCAGTGAGATGACAGGTTCGAAAAGAACTCTTGAAGGGCTGTCTATGTAGAAGCAAAGATTGAAAGAGTGAatccagaaaagaaaagggttACATTTTGCACAGGTTTTATTGCAGGGATCTGCCAGGAAGGCACTGAAAATGTACATGCTGAGTATAGTGTGTTTGTTGTGGGAGCCAGCCTTGCTGTGCTTTCTGCACCTATTACTGTGAATGTTTTTCCACATTTAACACCAGAAAAATAGTAAAGAAACATTCTAGATTGtaattttgcagttttgcaTAGGTGTGAAAgccaaactgaaaaataatggtTTCTAACAGACCACACGAGTGCTGAACTGCTCTGTAGTGGTGAGAGTATGGTTTGCTATTTGTATTTGCTGGGTAACaaaaagcagagcaagcagCTTTCGATGCTGAATGTGTCTTAACCCCTAATGTTCCACATGCACCTGTGCAAGAACCAAACCTAACAAGGTCCTTATGTCTGCCATATTCTGAAAATGAATATATTCACCCTTATTATCCAAATTGGGTTCTTCCTACGTTGGCAGCATAGGATTTAGTCACTTCTCCAGGCAAAACAGTGTCCCTGATGTTATCTGCATGATTTAATAGTTCAAATTCTTGTAACAGCTCTGGGAATAATAACATTAAATCTTATAAAGGGGTCCATGCTTCAGAATCAGTGACAACACTGTAGTCTTATTTCAAGAGATGAAATGAATATTTGTTTCACATGCACTTTAGATAGGTACAGCAAATCTTTCCAGTATTCAAATTCAATCAAATAATTTTCCCATAATTTATGAATGCTCACAGGGACTAGAACCACAACATCCTTTTGTGTCATACCAGCTATAAGCATTCATTTAAGTCTAGTTAAATTTGGCAAGATTCGTGTATATTTTAGGGTAAGCCATGAGTAAATACTGTCCTAGTTTAATTCTTGAATCCTCACCGAGTCTGGTTCAGAGGGATCAGAGCATTTGTCACATGACTGGTGGGGACAGAACTGAACAACCTGTTCCAGAAAGGAGGATACTACAGACCAAAATGGAGAGTAGCTATCTGTTAAGTTGTTATAACAAAAGACAGGGTGTCAAGATGATCTTGGGGATAAGCTCCACATGAGTCTGACGTTGTACGAATCATTTGACCTCTTTGTCCTTCTGTCAATCAGATTGGAAAATTGGGTTGAAAGAGCTGGGTGCTACTCTGAAAGTGAATTCTGCATCTGGACTGAACTTTCCTGggtcaatattttttttttcctaaatgggTATGGCTCAGTCCAGcataaatgattttttaattaaaattgattttgtGCATTGCTTAGAAGTGAGCTGCATAATTACCCACAGCTACAACGTAATCTGTTTATTGGCCAAGAGAATGCTAGATAGAATTTCAGCACTTTCCAGGTAAAAagttcacttttaaaaaataagctttATAAAAACATAAGCTAAGGCC contains these protein-coding regions:
- the SAMSN1 gene encoding SAM domain-containing protein SAMSN-1, producing MLKRKPSNASEKEKSQKPKRTSSFGSFDRFRHHSISKTDDSAEISELETISDIGEAVQIKAANNGGSLSKKMRAISLTMKKKMGKKYIKALSEEMNEEGKEDSDPGGGAHTEKVSLKTSDSLESLYSLNSGQSSSSGVTSCSDGTSNRDSLRLDDEVPYNGPFCGRAKVHTDFTPSPYDTDSLKIKKGDIIDIICKTPMGIWTGMLNNKVGNFKFIYVDIILEEEAAPRKINPHRGSKRTKPKTLQELLECVHLQEYASTLLLNGYETLEDLKDLHESHLIELNISNPEDRARLLSAIENLQDCDIEEQQTSEDGQETQNLSPHQSFDKSQLNDCPRDSGCYISSENSDNGKEEADPEALSDMVQSITISESN